In the Pseudonocardia sediminis genome, GCTCGCCTACGTCGGGTTCAAGCGCTACCTGACCGGGGTCACGAGCGTCCTGCGGATCGGCACCGCGGTGCTGCTCGTGGTGCTCTCGCCGGTGCTCGTGTTCCTCCCGGCCCTGGTCACGCTGCTGATCGTGGCCGCGATCCTGGCCGCGCTCGTCGGCGTCGAGACGCACACCTTCGCCGAGCAGCGCCACGAGATCCGGCACGCGAGCCACCACGGCTGACACGTCCCCGGTGGCCCGACCCCCTGACGGGCCACCGGTCCGGCGTCAGACGACGGCGAGCTTCTCGCGCGGCGCCAGGATCCACGCCGCGAGGTAGACCAGGGCCAGGCCGCCCCCGGTGAACAGGGTGACCGCGACCGTCGAGACCCGGACCAACGCCGGGTCGACGTCGAGCTCGGAGGCCAGCCCGCCGCAGACGCCGCCGAGCCACACGTCGGTGCGGCTGCGGCGCAGCGTGAACCGGCGGTGCTCACGGGGCGGAGGACCGGCCGCCACGACCGCGGAGGTCGGGGCGGTGTCGGCGAAGGAGACCGGGTCGGAGTACGAGGAGGGGCCGGAGAACGGGGCGGCCGTTCCGGGCTCCGGGGCGGTGCTGTCGGTTCCGGTGCGGTTCTCTGTGGTGTCCATGCATCAGAGCCTGCCGACCGCGGCGGGCCACGGCCTCCGGCGAACCCCGGAGCCGGACCCGGACATCGCCCGCGGGACTCCCGGGGTCGCCCCTCAGGCCGAGGCGTCCGGCGGGCCGCCCTGCCGGGGGATGCCCTGCCCCGACGACGACGCCGGCTCGGCCGGTCCGGACGAGGGGGCGCCGGGTGCGTCGTCGGGGACCTGGCGGTCGCGCTGCCGGACGATCCGCCCGATCAGCAGCGCCACACCCACCGCGAGCACGACCCACGCGAGGAGGCCGAGACCGATCCACAGGCCGAGCGACATGCGGACCCCCTCTCCACCGGCGCGAGCCACGAACCGGTCGCCGCCGGGTGGACTCGTGCTCCC is a window encoding:
- a CDS encoding PspC domain-containing protein, producing the protein MDTTENRTGTDSTAPEPGTAAPFSGPSSYSDPVSFADTAPTSAVVAAGPPPREHRRFTLRRSRTDVWLGGVCGGLASELDVDPALVRVSTVAVTLFTGGGLALVYLAAWILAPREKLAVV